The following is a genomic window from Shewanella avicenniae.
CGCAATCGGCTGGTTCAGCTCGTGCGCTAACCCCGCGCCAATTTCGCCTACAATCGCGGCACTTTGCATCCGCTCCAGCTGCAACTCTTTCTCTTTAATCTCCCGCTCGGCGGCCAACAAGTGTTCATTCTTTTGCCGAAAACGATACTCCAGCCACAAGTGATAAAACGGAGCACCCACGATAATCAATAGCAACGCCCACGCCCATTGACGCTGGCGTTTAAACCAATCGACCGCGACTTGATACAGTGGTGGCGGATTGTTTTGCAACTGCAGTTCATCGTACAAACGGATGACTGTTAGCTGACTCACCGGCGACGTCCAGCCCATTAATCTGGCAGTAATCGCAGCATTCGAATCGGCCGAGAGCTCGAACAGCGCCTGCGTCAGTTTTTGGGTAATCGGACTCGGCACCAAATCTGACGCCGCAAATGACCAGTTAGGATACAGCGTGGTGCTAGTATCACAATCGTAGCCTTTCAAGCGTTGACCGTTGATCACCCGAAAATCATCACGCCCGATTAGGCCCTCATCCACCATCTCTTCTAATGTGCAAAACGGGGTGATCGCCGCATCGACTGAACCATCACGTACTTGGTACACCAATGGCTCCAGCGGAAATCCCAAAAAATGCACAGTGCCAAAGAAGCGGTTGCCCTCAAACCCTTTTTTATTGAGTAAGCCTATGGTCGCTTGGTAGCCACCGAGAGCTTCAGGATCAGTTGCCACAATAGTGCTGTTATGCAGATCGGCAATGGTTTGAATCGCGCTATCGGCACGGACGATAATTGCCGAGCCAATCGCATAAGTGGCACCATTGTGTTTGCGACTGCGCATGGTTGCTAACCATGAAAGCGGTAACTGATTGGAAAGATTAAGATATTGCCCAGGGTTAGTGACGATAAATTGAATACGATGCTCGATCAGTTGCTGATCCATCTGCTTAAACGTGAGTGGCACCACCTCAAAGCGATTACCGGGCAGGCGGTCGCTGAGATAATCCATCATGGGCTGCCAGCGCATAATGCCTTGGTTCACGCCATGATTGGCCAGCACCCCAACTCGGAAGGTCGCCTCGATGGGATAGTCGCCCATCTCCGCATCCGTGGTATTGGCAAACACCTTAATGCAGTAACCGAGCAGCAACAGCCACAGTAAGCAACGCAATCAGTCAGCTCCACCTATTTTGAATAATGTTTAGCCTACTGAGCAATCAATCCAAATTCTATGAGCTACTGCAGATCCCCATATTTAGCGCGTGATCAGTCTCTAAAAGCGGGCAGTTACTGTTGCTGTGATAGATATTTAGTCGTTAGTCTGGCGTAAAACGAGCGGGAGATTATGCGATGTCAGCTAACCCTGTGGTGTATTTGGTCGATGATGATGCGGCAATCCGCGACTCACTGACATTTATGCTAAAGCAGTATCAATATCAATTGATTAGCTTCGAGAGTGGTGCAGAGTTTTGGCAGCAAGCCGCGTGGCACCAGCCCGGCTGCGTGATTCTCGATAGCCGCATGCCCAAACAAAGTGGCCAAGAATTACAGCAACAACTTATCCAGCACGACAGCCCGCTAGCGATTATCTTTTTAACCGGTCACGGCGATCTGCCAATGGCGGTCGATGCCTTTCGCCAAGGCGCCTGTGACTTTTTCCAAAAACCTGTGAATGGTAAAGAGTTAGCCGCCGCCATTGCCAAAGCGCTCGACTTCAGCCAACGCACCTATGAACAGCAGCAACTACAAACCCTGTATAGCAGCCTGTCTCAACGAGAACAGCAAGTAGTCGCACTGCTTATCGACGGCAATACCAATAAACAGATGTCTGAAAACCTGTGTTTATCACTGCGTACGATTGAGGTTCATCGCGCCAATGCGATGAAAAAATTGGGAGTACATACGATGGCAGAGTTAGTGAAATACACTCAGCTTTCTTCAGCGCAATAGCCTGATTTATATGCCTGAGACCCGATCAAACCCAAGGTGAACTTGTCAGTGGCGCAAGCTCAAACTCAGCCTCAAAACCTGCGCAGCGCACCTCGCGATGTTGCTGCGTGAAAGGGTCTATAAAAGCTAAATGATACGCCACTAATTTAAGTGGCTTGTGGTAATCATCAGCTTGCTTGGGCTGCAAGTTGGGATAAAAACGATCATTGAGTAGCGGCATCCCTAACGCCTCCATATGCAAGCGCAGCTGATGGGTCTTGCCGGTGATGGGGCGCAGTGCAAACAATCCTAATCCGTCTTTTACCGTCAGTAAGCAGATTTCAGAATGACTATTGGGTTTGCCTTGCACACATTGCATGGTAAAAGTGGGATTACCCACCTCAATGCGATTACGCACAGTCCAAAAACGTGGTGTAGCTAATACACCATTTGGATATTGCGCCGCCAATTCTGGTGTGAGTTGAGCCACCGCCTGATAAGTTTTTTGAATATTGCCATCGCGAAATAATGCATGGTACGCATCACGACTCTCGACGGTGGCGGCCATCAACATCACTCCGGCAGTATCGCGGTCTAACCTATGAGCAGGAATAATCGTGTCGATGCCACAACGGCGCCGCAATCGATTGATCAAACATTCATTCACATACTGACCACCGGGTGTCACCGGCAAAAAGTGAGGCTTAAACACTAACAGGCTGTGCACATCCTGCGCGAGGATCTGCTCGCTAAACGGAATAGCCGCTTCCGCCGCTACCTCGCGGTAGTAATACACCCGCGCACAAGGACGGTAAGGCGTATCGGGGCTTATCAACTCACCATCTTGCCAATGCACCTTGCCATCACGTACCCGTGCTTGCCACACATCTGCACCAATCTGTGCAAAATGCTCGCACAAAAACTCCAGCACAGTGTCTGCCGTATGCTGCTGAGGCAAAACAACGAATGATGGCTGCGCCGCGATAGAAGTTGTCGAGGTCATGGGTGATTTTAACAGTGAAAGACAAGCAGCATTTTATTGAAACTTCGACGCAGATGCGATGCTTTCAATCGCCGCTAAATCGAAATGGCAACCAAATAAAAATCCCTACTGACTACTCAGTAGGGATTTTAAAAGATACAACGTTAATGATGCTGTTATATCAGCAGTACTAGAATTTCACGCTCGCGCTAAATTCAACATAACGTGGCGTTTGGAACGCAGTGGTTGCACCGTAGTCTTCATCCAACTGACCTGGATCACCTAGTTCAAAGTACTCGTACTTACGAATGCTCGCAGAAGAGTTGAACACGTTATATACGTTGGCTTTCAGGATAACATCCAGATCTTTAGCCACTTCCCAAGTATAAGAAGCTGACAAGTCTAAACGGTAAACCCAATCAGTTCTGCCTGCGCTACCACGAGGATTGTAGTCGTAGCTACCGTCTTCGTTCATTGTGTAGTAGGTGTCACCGTAGTCAGGAATACCTGATGGGCTGCCGATACCGAACTTGTTGCGTGGACGACCTGATTCGACGCTTAAGTTAGCACCGACGGTCAGATTTTCAGTCAAGGCATAAGCACCAAACACCTTCAACATATGACGGCGATCGTTAGGCAGATAGCCATCAGCACCTTCCATCAGGATTGGGAAGTCGAAGTCTTGGGTCAAACCAGCGTCGGTTTGCGCGTTGTCTGATTTCACCAAACCTTCGGTGTTACCGTAGCTTTGTGACCAAGTATAAGTAACGTTCATGGTCCAATCATCTGACCAACCACGAGCCAAGTTCAGGTCGATTGCGTTATAAGTACGTTCCGCTTCTGGATAAAGCAGTTCTGCACCAGGAATAGTTTCCATAGTGTCAACCACGCCATCACAATCGGTGTCCAGTTTAACAGTCATGTCTTTACCTGGGTTACCCAGTACATAACCGCCACCACCTGGATGTTCACAACCATACTTGTCTTCAGTCCAGTGACTGATAGTCATGTCGTCGATTGCACCATTCAACTTACGTTGAGTACCTTTAATACCCCATGACCAATCTTCGTTAATCATCGCTTGGTAACCAATGATGATTTCATCTTGGTACATAGGGTCTAGCTCTTGGTCAACAATCGCTTGAGTATCTGGGATTTCACCATCAGCCAGTACTGAGTCACCACCAATTTTATCGCCTAAGATTGGTGTTGGAACAGTTGCACCATTGATAACATCAGCGCCAGTGCCTTCCAGTACATAGTATTGACGTACGTCAAATTCGTTACCTGACAAACGAACGTTGGTGTTACTTGCAATCGGCAGATAGTAACGACCGATGTTCGCAAACAGTTTAGATTCACCGTCGCCATTGATATCCCATGAAGCACCAATACGAGGCGCGATCATGTCATCAATTTTCGCAAATGAATCACCTACTGAGTTCATGTTGTCAAATGAATCCCAACGTAAGCCGATGCTTAAGGTCAGGTCATCAGTCACACTCCAAGTATCTTCAATGTAGATAGCTTGAGACTCAACTTTAAAGTCACCGCCCACAGTACGCTGACGTGAACGCGCGTATTGAGTTACACCCACTGGAGTACGGGTACCGTTGGCCAACATAGCACCAACAGCAGGGTTACCTACGTCGTAGTAAACCCAGTAAACACCACCTGGACCGGTGTAGAATTGGTTACTGTTAGATTTATTGTTTTCTTGGTCATAACCGAAGGTCAAAGTGTGTGATTCGTTAATCACCCATTCAAAGTCAGCGCGGAACTCTTTACGCTCGTCTTCACCTTCACTAACAAAATAAGCGTCAGAAGACACACAACCGTTGTAGTAATACTCAGCAACGTCACGCGTGTCGATGATCATGTTACATTGATCCATCACGTCTGAGGTTGTGGTTGAAGCTAGGCTGTATTTGTTGATGCCATACAGCAGCTTAGCGGTGAAATCATCGGTTAATTGACCGGTATAGGTCAGCACATAGTTATCACCACCAGACTCATCAACCGCAGGGCTTAATGCTAAGCCAGTTGACAGTACATTAGTCTTGGTTGTTGACTTGTCTTTATCAGAGAAGCCTAAGAATTCCAAGGTGTGGTTTTCGGCGATGTTCCAGTCTAATTTCAAACCCCAGAATGGGTTATCAGACTTACTAGAAGTTTCCCAATCACCTTGGTTAGTGATGGCATCTGACTTATTGCTACGTGGTTGGTACATGGCGAAGAAGAACAATTTATCTTTAACCAATGGACCAGATGCGTAGATGTTACCTTCATACAGGTCATTGCTATCGTTTGAGTTATCGATATACAAATCACCATTTGAGTTGTAACTGTTCGGTGCGTTAGAACTCAGTGAATCCGGGCGCCAACGAACGTTGCCACCAAATTCCCAATCGTTACTACCGCGTTTTACCACGGCGTTAACCACACCACCGGTCGAACGACCAAATTCAGCACCGTAACCACCGGTTTTAACTTCAAACTGGTCGTAGAAGTCAAATGGAACGTTTGAAAAACCAAGACCGTTACGGAAGTTGGTTACGTTCAAGCCGTTAATAAAGAATGCGTTTTCAGCGACTGATGCGCCACCAAACGAAGCAAAGTTACCAAAACGAGCATCACCACGAGTGGTACCTGGTGCCAACAGTGCAACGCTGGTTACGTCTTTTGGCAAAGGCAAACGCTCAATTTCAGCCTGGCTGATCACCAGAGAAGATTCTGATGAAGTGGTATCAAACGCGGCTACACGACTTCCTACTACAGAAAGACGTTCCATACCTTCAACGTTCATCACCGAGGTAACTTCTGCGTTACCACCGATGGTTACCATCACATCATCAATTACCTTTTCATCATATCCGTCAGCGGTAATTGTGATGGTATATGAACCGATAGGTAAGCGAGGGATACGATATTTACCGGTAGCATCAGTAGTGATGCTACGGGTTAAACCTGTGGCTTTGTTTTTAATTAAGATAGAGGCGTTACTCAGGGGGGCCTCAGTTTGAGAAAGCACACTACCTTGAATCGTACCGTCAGTGTTACTTGCTGCAAATGTTGGAACACTAATTGCGAACAATGTTGACACTGAGGCAGCGATAAGCGACCGCCTAAACTGTTTTTTTATCATCTTGCTCTTCCTTGCTGCCGGACATGGCTTTTAGTAATTGTTTTCAAGTTGATACGATAACGCACAACGGTGTTAATGTTTACACCCTTATTTAACATTGTTCAACATTAGATTGATAAACCTAGACAGAGGTTTTAACGCGAGAAAATCATGATTGATAAGCAATAATGCAAAATTAATGCGAATTATTAACCAATGACGATTTTTATTGATAAAACATCAACACATCGCGCGATAAAATAGACAATACAAACATTGTTGCTAGATTTGTTGAGATTAACATTTCGAACGCTACACATTCAGCTCCTCACAACCATCTAACACTCAAGGATATAAAACAGCAATTTCATTTAATATCAACAATTTATATTGAAATACAAAGAAAAATTGGCATATCGACTTCCCAAGCGTCACTCAGATTGAACGGATTTGATTAACTAGCAGCTACAAAATTGACAAAATTTCAGCCAATAACGCCTATTCAAAAATACGTAAGAAAGTATTTCAGTAACACCTAATGTGACAATCTTGTTTTTAATATGTTTATATTTAGATATTAATTAGTTAACAACAAAAAGACCCTGAGTTATTCAGGGTCTCTTAGGGCATTTAATGTAACAAAACTGTGCTTAATTGCTGTAGTTAACGCTGAGCTCTTGCTGCAGGTTATCGGCGTGATCGACTTCATCCATCATCCACAGGATGTAACGAATATCGACATGCACTGCACGGGTGATTGAGGTGTTGAAGAACCAGTCTTTGGTAATGGCTTCGTAGGTGGAATCAAAGTTCAAACCCACTAACTCGCCTTTGCCGTTAAACACTGGTGAACCTGAGTTACCGCCGGTGGTATCAACACTCGATAGAAAGTCGACCGGCACTGAGTTGAACTGCTCGGGTGCGGCATCACAAGAGACTAACCGACATAACCAAGAACGATCATCTTGGTAAACACTCTTCACCATATGCTTGCCAAAGCGACGTTCTTTAATGGCATCTAACAGTTTTTGCGGTGAGTTGTACGGTGCTACGCCGGTATTCTTCTCCAAAATCCCTTCTACGCGAGTAAACGGTTGTTTGTACACCGCATCACGCGATTGATAGCCGTCCACTTTGCCGTAGCTGATCCGCAGCGTGCCGTTGGCATCTGGGTAAACGGGCTTACCTTGCGCCTTGTTGTATGCAATGATCGCCGCCATGTAAGCTGGGCGCGCAACCGACAGTTCACCGGCCAGATATTTATGTTGCTGCTCTAACTGCATATTGGTGTCATACAGTTTTACCGCGAGCTGAATAAACGGATCGCTGGATTGTTCAAACGCAGCTGGCGTTTTTTCCATCCATGCGAGGCGCTTAGCTTGGTCGGTGAGTTCTGAGGCTTGATACAGCGCATCGACCAGCTCAGGTAAGTTTTGCGTTTTTTGCGCGGCCAACCAGCTATCAAATGCGGCAATGCGCGCATCTTGATTGATATAACTGGTCAAATCCATCAGCCACAATTTTTTATCAACGCTCGGCGCAAATGAAGAGTCGATACGCTTTAGCCTTGAGGCAAACATATCCAGATCGCGCTGCTGATATCCCGGCTCACGCTCGGCATCGGGCTTTTGCTGCTCTTTTGCTAACCGGTATAAACGAATTGCAGTATCTAATAGCGTTGAAGAGCTGACGTTATCAAAGAAGAATTCTTGCTGATAGGCGTGTTGTTGCTGGCTCAGCAGTTGCTCCAATGCCTCAATTTGCGCCAATGTGTCACTGTTTTTCTGCTGTTTTAACCAATCAATAAAGGCAGTTTGCTGCTGCTCACGAATGCCTAGAATGTCGGTTTTATGGAAGCCATCCAGCAGACCGTTCAGTTTTTTCATGCGGTTCGCCATGCTGGCCATGGTGCCGGCGTAACGGATCTCAATCGCTTTATCGGCGTTGCCCATCTCAGTGATGGTGTCGATACGCGCTTGATAACGTTTAGCTTGCTGCGGATATTCCCATTCGCTGGCAAACTTCAATTCAGACGGCAATTTGTAACGGCTGGTGCGACCTGGGTAGCCCGCCACAAATACGCCATCGCCGGCCTTCACGCCACTGCCATTGATCTTCAAAAAGCTCTTTGGCTGATAGGGCACGTTGTCTTTGTTATATGACGCAGGCTGACCATCTTTGCCTACGTAAGCACGCAAGAAGGAGAAGTCACCGCTGTGACGCGGAAACTCGTAGTTATCAATATCACCACCAAAGGCACCGATACTTTCTGCTGGCGCATACACTAAGCGCACGTCGCGAATGATCAGCTGTTTAATCAGGTAATATTCCAAGCCATCGTGAAAGCTACGCACATTACACCGGTAGTTGTCAGAACTTTCACATTGCTTCACCAGCGCTTTACTGCGATCTTCAATGGCTTGGTAACGCGCTAATGCTGCATCTGGTAGGTCTGTCGTCACAGTTTGAGTGACGTCTTTCACCTCTTCAGTGACGTACAAACGCTCATTAGGGCCTGCTGATGGTTCGGCATCCATTGTGCGCGCCAGAAAGCCCTCGTTCATGTAA
Proteins encoded in this region:
- a CDS encoding sensor histidine kinase; protein product: MGDYPIEATFRVGVLANHGVNQGIMRWQPMMDYLSDRLPGNRFEVVPLTFKQMDQQLIEHRIQFIVTNPGQYLNLSNQLPLSWLATMRSRKHNGATYAIGSAIIVRADSAIQTIADLHNSTIVATDPEALGGYQATIGLLNKKGFEGNRFFGTVHFLGFPLEPLVYQVRDGSVDAAITPFCTLEEMVDEGLIGRDDFRVINGQRLKGYDCDTSTTLYPNWSFAASDLVPSPITQKLTQALFELSADSNAAITARLMGWTSPVSQLTVIRLYDELQLQNNPPPLYQVAVDWFKRQRQWAWALLLIIVGAPFYHLWLEYRFRQKNEHLLAAEREIKEKELQLERMQSAAIVGEIGAGLAHELNQPIAAITQYSEGALMLLQQQAQPNALPNELAQVLAKIHTQSLRAGGVVHRIRGLLKQRRSGFQFLLLGELLEDALVLLHKSLEQHQIELKVTIEGEATRFYGDSVGLSQVLVNLLKNAIDAMEDNQDERQLLVQLHYQTAAPVEQQQSPHSWLLLQITDSGSGLSKPVEALMQSFASTKENGLGLGLAICRDVVLEHHGVLQLKNRSTQRGCEVSLWLPYFPEQGQQ
- a CDS encoding response regulator transcription factor; translation: MSANPVVYLVDDDAAIRDSLTFMLKQYQYQLISFESGAEFWQQAAWHQPGCVILDSRMPKQSGQELQQQLIQHDSPLAIIFLTGHGDLPMAVDAFRQGACDFFQKPVNGKELAAAIAKALDFSQRTYEQQQLQTLYSSLSQREQQVVALLIDGNTNKQMSENLCLSLRTIEVHRANAMKKLGVHTMAELVKYTQLSSAQ
- a CDS encoding pseudouridine synthase — encoded protein: MTSTTSIAAQPSFVVLPQQHTADTVLEFLCEHFAQIGADVWQARVRDGKVHWQDGELISPDTPYRPCARVYYYREVAAEAAIPFSEQILAQDVHSLLVFKPHFLPVTPGGQYVNECLINRLRRRCGIDTIIPAHRLDRDTAGVMLMAATVESRDAYHALFRDGNIQKTYQAVAQLTPELAAQYPNGVLATPRFWTVRNRIEVGNPTFTMQCVQGKPNSHSEICLLTVKDGLGLFALRPITGKTHQLRLHMEALGMPLLNDRFYPNLQPKQADDYHKPLKLVAYHLAFIDPFTQQHREVRCAGFEAEFELAPLTSSPWV
- a CDS encoding TonB-dependent receptor; this encodes MIKKQFRRSLIAASVSTLFAISVPTFAASNTDGTIQGSVLSQTEAPLSNASILIKNKATGLTRSITTDATGKYRIPRLPIGSYTITITADGYDEKVIDDVMVTIGGNAEVTSVMNVEGMERLSVVGSRVAAFDTTSSESSLVISQAEIERLPLPKDVTSVALLAPGTTRGDARFGNFASFGGASVAENAFFINGLNVTNFRNGLGFSNVPFDFYDQFEVKTGGYGAEFGRSTGGVVNAVVKRGSNDWEFGGNVRWRPDSLSSNAPNSYNSNGDLYIDNSNDSNDLYEGNIYASGPLVKDKLFFFAMYQPRSNKSDAITNQGDWETSSKSDNPFWGLKLDWNIAENHTLEFLGFSDKDKSTTKTNVLSTGLALSPAVDESGGDNYVLTYTGQLTDDFTAKLLYGINKYSLASTTTSDVMDQCNMIIDTRDVAEYYYNGCVSSDAYFVSEGEDERKEFRADFEWVINESHTLTFGYDQENNKSNSNQFYTGPGGVYWVYYDVGNPAVGAMLANGTRTPVGVTQYARSRQRTVGGDFKVESQAIYIEDTWSVTDDLTLSIGLRWDSFDNMNSVGDSFAKIDDMIAPRIGASWDINGDGESKLFANIGRYYLPIASNTNVRLSGNEFDVRQYYVLEGTGADVINGATVPTPILGDKIGGDSVLADGEIPDTQAIVDQELDPMYQDEIIIGYQAMINEDWSWGIKGTQRKLNGAIDDMTISHWTEDKYGCEHPGGGGYVLGNPGKDMTVKLDTDCDGVVDTMETIPGAELLYPEAERTYNAIDLNLARGWSDDWTMNVTYTWSQSYGNTEGLVKSDNAQTDAGLTQDFDFPILMEGADGYLPNDRRHMLKVFGAYALTENLTVGANLSVESGRPRNKFGIGSPSGIPDYGDTYYTMNEDGSYDYNPRGSAGRTDWVYRLDLSASYTWEVAKDLDVILKANVYNVFNSSASIRKYEYFELGDPGQLDEDYGATTAFQTPRYVEFSASVKF
- a CDS encoding S46 family peptidase, with protein sequence MRIALAVALALSSYAVVADEGQWQPYQMPSIADKLKESGISIPAEQLADLSQYPMNAVVGLGYCTASFVSPKGLVVTNHHCAFRAIQYNSSEDHDYMNEGFLARTMDAEPSAGPNERLYVTEEVKDVTQTVTTDLPDAALARYQAIEDRSKALVKQCESSDNYRCNVRSFHDGLEYYLIKQLIIRDVRLVYAPAESIGAFGGDIDNYEFPRHSGDFSFLRAYVGKDGQPASYNKDNVPYQPKSFLKINGSGVKAGDGVFVAGYPGRTSRYKLPSELKFASEWEYPQQAKRYQARIDTITEMGNADKAIEIRYAGTMASMANRMKKLNGLLDGFHKTDILGIREQQQTAFIDWLKQQKNSDTLAQIEALEQLLSQQQHAYQQEFFFDNVSSSTLLDTAIRLYRLAKEQQKPDAEREPGYQQRDLDMFASRLKRIDSSFAPSVDKKLWLMDLTSYINQDARIAAFDSWLAAQKTQNLPELVDALYQASELTDQAKRLAWMEKTPAAFEQSSDPFIQLAVKLYDTNMQLEQQHKYLAGELSVARPAYMAAIIAYNKAQGKPVYPDANGTLRISYGKVDGYQSRDAVYKQPFTRVEGILEKNTGVAPYNSPQKLLDAIKERRFGKHMVKSVYQDDRSWLCRLVSCDAAPEQFNSVPVDFLSSVDTTGGNSGSPVFNGKGELVGLNFDSTYEAITKDWFFNTSITRAVHVDIRYILWMMDEVDHADNLQQELSVNYSN